Proteins from a genomic interval of Xylocopa sonorina isolate GNS202 chromosome 4, iyXylSono1_principal, whole genome shotgun sequence:
- the Arr gene encoding low-density lipoprotein receptor-related protein 6 isoform X3, translating into MRGCVSSIPDSSTTSGYVKGTKLTTTPPPQAGIKPGLFGSASRDPMSVTTVPLLRMAIISLIIILAACSFRLVPFSNGSPTLLFITQKDIKMANASRTNKVTTIVKDLSEGAALDFYFKRNLVCWSDSGLEIIQCIQTNGTYNSEKTIVVNSSLISPDGLACDWYTGKLYWTDEEKNRIEVTSIDGHHRKVLFWTDIYQPRAIALVPMKSILFWTDWGDVPKIERAAMNGDPLTRKVIVSDDIFWPNGLTVDYENELVYWVDGRLKFIAVMDYYGKNRRKVIEQGLDYPFAVTFFDHKLYWTDWKTWCVHSYDVHQNQAHPRELLHGEYIPIDIEVWDVRRQPHGSHPCEKNNGNCSHLCLLSTTEPGYSCACPTGVKLVDNFTCADGPEELLLIVQRNEICRISLDSPDYTNFVLPLTGIKHAIAIDFDPVEEMLYWTDEKACMIRRASLDGTNQENIITTEVKNPDGIAIDWLARNLYWTDTGTDRIEVARLNAPELGWMFWTDWNEKRPKIERSNLDGTERTFLVTKDIVWPNGIALDLGRWKIYWCDAKTDKIEVCNMDGTDRREVITDNLPHLFGLSLLGDYLYWTDWQRRSVDRAHKLTGGGREVIVDQAPNVMGIKAVHLGKVNGTNPCVKNNGGCSHLCLNRPGNKYVCACQIGYELTKDKKTCVVPDAFMLFARKENIGRLSIENANNDNIIPLTGVKDASALDFNVADNRVYWTDVKLKTITRAFINGSDMERVVDLGLETPEGLAIDWIAHNLYWSDTGTQRIEMVRLEGCSRKVLVWNNIIEPRCLALDPSRGHMYWTEWGKSGSIERSYLDGTHSEVILSNIGKTNGLTIDHFARKLYWADLNTPAIDSFDLHTRKRNAIITKDIVYPFSITQYKDYIYWTDWNTGDIEKANKTTGTNRIKIHNKLESVTDLLVFHASRQAGWNPCAVKNGNCTHLCIALPGENESVSNSSKCGCPTHYSLAEDNKTCIAPKNFMMYSLRNAIFRFLPNTNDCPDVVLRIQGLKHVRSIEFDPITQHIYWIDGRSLSIRRTLENKTHSSLVISGNLGHPVDLALDSLGRLLFWSCATNDAINVTKLDNGSALGVVVKGDGEKPRNIAIHSEKRLLFWTDIGRKMRVMCSKMDGKERVVIATDLEQLTSIAVDAISNVVYWAHGNRIESADFDGQNRKVLISSVGQGSTVYLSVFLDFIYWFDRETSTLERVNKFGNERKTIMNKVFTDLITVNTPQEDVMKIHVCSPFRDYGGCSHFCIGTISSRCSCPKYLVLSEDEKTCRAASACGTDYFMCAAPSSAMTNDCIPATWKCDGQSDCLDGSDELGCPACSHDQFKCQSGHCIDISWVCDGTAQCHDGLDEAHCCPAGQFQCIGNGVCISGSSLCDGWDNCADGSDELPSSCTHESNPRLEHSSLESAKIAYVIIVPIGLILTIALIVFGFYYCKRKLINSEELPDILHDSAGDPLSPKPIRLAKPMLAQKNSRKDIKIGMDTVRMSMLNGSSIGSSYDRSHITGASSSTRGSSTGGGYPQETLNPPPSPATTANSTRCSSSNASRYKPYRHYRSINQPPPPTPCSTDVCDESDSNYPARYRYESEPYPPPPTPRSVYQSDAGISCPPSPSSRSSTYFSPLPPPPSPVP; encoded by the exons ATGCGCGGCTGCGTCTCCAGTATCCCGGATTCATCAACAACTTCAGGATACGTGAAAGGAACGAAGCTCACCACCACTCCCCCCCCACAAGCGGGAATCAAACCCGGGCTCTTCGGATCAGCAAGCCGAGATCCCATGTCCGTAACCACAGTGCCCCTCCTTAGAATGGCTATTATCAGTTTAATAATTATTCTGGCTGCGTGTTCTTTCAGACTAGTCCCTTTTTCTAATG GATCGCCGACGCTTCTATTTATCACACAAAAGGATATTAAGATGGCTAATGCCTCCCGTACCAATAAAGTGACCACTATCGTGAAAGATCTCTCGGAGGGTGCGGCGTTAGATTTTTATTTCAAGCGTAATTTAGTATGTTGGTCTGATAGTGGTTTGGAAATAATCCAGTGTATTCAAACGAATGGCACGTATAACAGCGAAAAGACGATTGTAGTGAATTCCAGTTTAATCTCACCAGATGGTTTAGCTTGCGATTGGTATACTGGAAAGTTATATTGGACGGATGAAGAAAAGAATAGAATAGAAGTAACTAGTATCGATGGACATCACAGAAAAGTTCTTTTCTGGACAGATATTTATCAGCCTAGAGCTATTGCTCTTGTACCAATGAAAAGTATACTCTTTTGGACTGATTGGGGTGATGTGCCTAAAATTGAAAGAGCAGCTATGAATGGAGACCCATTGACAAGAAAAGTGATCGTTTCTGATGACATATTTTGGCCAAACGGTTTAACAGTAGATTACGAGAACGAGTTGGTTTATTGGGTAGATGGAAGACTGAAATTTATTGCAGTGATGGATTATTATGGGAAAAATAGAAGGAAAGTAATAGAGCAAGGATTGGATTATCCTTTTGCAGTGACATTTTTTGACCATAAATTGTACTGGACTGACTGGAAAACGTGGTGTGTACACTCTTATGATGTTCACCAAAATCAAGCACATCCTAGAGAGTTACTACATGGAGAATATATACCTATTGATATAGAAGTATGGGATGTTAGAAGGCAACCGCACGGTAGTCATCCTTGTGAAAAGAATAATGGAAATTGTTCACATTTGTGTCTTCTAAGTACAACAGAACCTGGATATAGTTGTGCATGCCCAACAGGTGTTAAATTGGTGGATAATTTTACTTGCGCCGATGGACCGGAAGAATTGTTATTAATAGttcaaagaaatgaaatttgtCGGATCTCCTTGGATTCACCAGATTACACTAACTTCGTATTACCATTGACAG GAATTAAACATGCAATAGCAATAGACTTTGACCCTGTAGAAGAAATGCTGTATTGGACAGATGAGAAAGCTTGCATGATTCGTAGAGCTTCTCTTGATGGTACTAATCAAGAAAATATTATAACGACGGAAGTGAAAAATCCAGATGGAATAGCTATTGACTGGTTGGCTCGGAACCTTTATTGGACTGATACTGGAACAGATCGAATTGAAGTAGCCCGATTAAATG CTCCAGAATTAGGATGGATGTTCTGGACAGACTGGAATGAAAAGCGACCGAAAATAGAACGAAGCAATCTAGATGGAACAGAACGTACATTTTTAGTGACTAAAGATATTGTTTGGCCAAATGGAATTGCATTAGATCTTGGAAGATGGAAAATTTATTGGTGTGATGCAAAAACAGATAAAATTGAAGTATGTAACATGGATGGCACAGACCGGAGAGAAGTAATTACTGATAATCTCCCACATCTTTTTGGATTAAGTTTGTTAGGAGATTATCTGTACTGGACTGACTGGCAGAGACGAAGCGTGGACAGAGCACATAAACTTACAGGTGGTGGAAGGGAAGTTATTGTTGACCAAGCTCCGAATGTTATGGGTATAAAGGCAGTGCATTTAGGAAAAGTGAATGGTACAAATCCTTGTGTGAAAAATAATGGTGGATGTAGTCATTTGTGTTTAAATCGACCAGGAAATAAATATGTGTGCGCATGTCAAATTGGATATGAATTAACGAAAGATAAAAAGACTTGTGTTGTACCAGATGCATTTATGTTATTTGCTAGAAAAGAAAATATTGGTAGACTTAGTATTGAGAATGCAAACAATGATAATATTATACCATTAACTGGTGTTAAAGATGCAAG CGCCTTAGATTTTAACGTAGCAGACAATCGCGTTTATTGGACAGATGTTAAATTAAAAACAATTACAAGAGCATTTATAAATGGTTCTGATATGGAAAGAGTTGTTGATCTTGGTTTAGAAACACCTGAAGGTTTAGCAATTGACTGGATTGCTCACAATTTGTATTGGAGTGATACAGGAACTCAAAGAATAGAAATGGTTCGATTAGAAGGCTGTAGTCGAAAAGTTCTTGTTTGGAATAATATTATTGAACCTAGATGCTTGGCACTTGATCCTAGCAGAGG CCATATGTATTGGACAGAATGGGGAAAATCTGGAAGTATAGAAAGATCATATTTAGATGGTACACATAGTGAAGTAATACTTTCCAATATTGGTAAAACAAATGGTCTAACAATTGATCATTTTGCACGAAAACTGTATTGGGCAGATTTAAATACTCCAGCTATTGATAGTTTTGACCTACATACAAGAAAGAGAAATGCAATTATAACGAAGGATATTGTATATCCCTTTAGTATTACTCAGTACAAAGATTACATTTACTGGACAGATTGGAATACAG GCGATATAGAGAAAGCTAATAAGACTACTGGTACAAACAGAATAAAAATACATAATAAGTTAGAATCTGTGACAGATTTGTTAGTCTTCCATGCATCCAGACAAGCAGGATGGAATCCTTGTGCAGTAAAAAATGGGAACTGTACTCACTTGTGTATTGCTTTACCTGGAGAGAATGAAAGTGTATCCAATTCTTCCAAGTGTGGATGTCCCACTCATTATAGTTTAGCAGAAGACAATAAAACTTGCATCG CGCCAAAAAATTTCATGATGTACAGTTTGCGTAATGCAATTTTTCGTTTTCTTCCTAACACTAACGATTGTCCGGATGTAGTTCTCCGAATTCAAGGTTTAAAACATGTACGATCCATAGAATTTGATCCTATAACTCAACACATTTACTGGATAGATGGACGAAGTTTGTCGATTAGgaggacgttagaaaataaaacACATTCCAGTCTGGTGATCTCTGGAAATTTGGGTCATCCGGTGGATCTTGCTCTAGATTCACTTGGAAGACTGCTATTTTGGTCATGTGCCACAAATGATGCGATTAACGTTACAAAACTCGACAACGGATCTGCTTTAGGTGTTGTAGTCAAAGGTGATGGGGAGAAACCAAGAAACATTGCGATACATTCAGAGAAAAGACTACTTTTTTGGACAGACATTGGAAGAAAGATGAGAGTAATGTGCAGTAAAATGGATGGAAAAGAAAGAGTTGTAATAGCGACTGATCTTGAACAATTGACAAGCATTGCGGTGGATGCAATTTCAAATGTTGTATATTGGGCACATGGAAATCGTATTGAGAGTGCCGATTTTGATGGACAAAACAGAAAAGTTTTAATTTCTTCCGTTGGACAAGGATCAACTGTTTATTTATCTGTCTTTCTTGATTTTATTTATTGGTTTGACAGAGAGACATCAACTTTAGAACGCGTTAATAAATTTGGGAACGAAAGGAAAACGATCATGAATAAAGTGTTTACCGACTTGATTACGGTAAATACTCCGCAAGAAGATGTAATGAAAATACACGTTTGTAGCCCTTTTCGGGATTATGGAGGATGTTCACATTTTTGTATAGGAACTATTTCTTCCAG GTGCTCTTGTCCAAAATATTTGGTTTTATCTGAAGATGAAAAAACTTGTAGAGCCGCGTCTgcttgcggaacagattattttATGTGCGCCGCTCCTAGTTCTGCAATGACAAACGATTGTATACCCgcgacatggaaatgcgatggtCAAAGTGATTGTTTGGATGGAAGTGATGAATTAGGTTGCCCAGCTTGTAGTCACGATCAGTTTAAATGTCAAAGTGGGCATTGTATTG ATATATCCTGGGTATGCGACGGAACAGCTCAATGTCACGATGGTCTAGACGAAGCTCATTGTTGTCCTGCAGGTCAATTTCAGTGTATTGGAAACGGTGTTTGTATTTCTGGTTCATCTCTCTGTGATGGTTGGGACAACTGTGCTGATGGAAGTGATGAACTTCCATCTTCATGTACGCATGAAAGCAATCCTCGGCTAGAACATAGTTCATTAGAATCTGCGAAAATTGCCTATGTCATTATAGTACCCATTGGATTGATCCTAACAATTGCTCTAATAGTTTTCGGATTCTATTATTGCAAAAGAAAGTTAATAAATAGCGAAGAACTGCCTGATATTTTGCACGATTCAGCCGGAGATCCTTTATCACCGAAACCAATAAGATTAGCGAAACCGATGTTGGCACAAAAGAATTCTAGAAAAGATATAAAGATCGGAATGGACACTGTACGAATGTCGATGCTAAATGGAAGCAGTATAGGATCAAGTTACGATCGAAGTCATATTACCg GGGCATCGAGTTCAACTCGAGGGAGTTCTACCGGTGGAGGTTATCCACAAGAAACTTTAAACCCTCCTCCGAGTCCGGCAACAACAGCTAATTCTACCAGATGTTCAAGCAGCAATGCATCTAGGTACAAGCCTTACAGGCATTACAGAAGTATAAACCAGCCTCCACCTCCGACTCCTTGCAGCACAGATGTATGTGACGAATCGGATAGTAACTATCCAGCAAGGTATCGATATGAAAGTGAACCATACCCTCCACCCCCTACTCCAAGATCTGTTTACCAAAGTGATGCTGGAATTAGTTGCCCCCCTTCTCCTAGTTCACGATCTTCTACATATTTTAGTCCACTGCCACCACCTCCTTCTCCTGTTCCTTAA